In Arachis hypogaea cultivar Tifrunner chromosome 2, arahy.Tifrunner.gnm2.J5K5, whole genome shotgun sequence, a genomic segment contains:
- the LOC112749706 gene encoding disease resistance protein RPV1-like isoform X1, whose protein sequence is MSSSEPKRWIYDVFLSFRGEDSRSTTASHLYNSLTQAGLYVFRDDEELQKGDQISPSLIRAIEASRISLVILSAHYAASTWCLEELEKIMECRRSIGQWVIPVFCDASPSKIRLQEGPIGEAFQQHLQTFSEEKVNLWRAVLRQVCSFSGVDLRCSRNEAEEINSVVKEITRFIGNTLLFVAQYPVGLESRVEHVISLLNLQQSEKVLILGILGIGGIGKTTIAKAIYNQIHRRFEGHCFLPDIRESWKQSTNRVYLQERLLSDIYKTTKIKIHNIESGKFILQQRLPGKRLLLILDDVDELDQLRALCGSRQWFSPGSRIIITTRNEHLLKVFEADHISRMSIMDDDESFEHFTWYAFKEKSPQKDFLELATKVVAYCGGLPLAHEVIGSLLFNKKKKLWESVLEKLTRIPNHEIHRKLRISFDNLSDDTEKEIFLDIAFFFIGMDRNDVINILDEYDAEVGISTLVDRSLVTVDKNNKLGMHDLLRDMGREIVREKYPKEPEGRSRLWLQKEVLEVLQKHIGTKAIEGLTLKLTRTGTICLKTEAFKEMKKLRLLQLAGVQLGGDFEYISKDLRWLYWHGFPLKYMPSNFSQTSLVSIELESSSLKLVWKEPKFLERLKILNLSHSQHLTQTPNFSYLPNLEKLLLNDCPRLTAISETIEHLKYILLINLEDCTSLHNLPRSFYKLKSLKTLIISGCSMIDKLEEDLDQMESLITLIADKTAITQVPFSIVRSKSIGYVSLCGYEGFSRDVFPSLIWSWMSPTNNFSSQVETCMDLELVSSDVGKLRSLQVECNSDFQLAEGIARILDTLYATYYNELEATPTTSQVSNMGSSSIISICNQFQMNGLVKSLLIEVGVKNQVSNILRERVFQKLSTNEHDNYLLPGDNYPDWLTFNSDGASIIFNVPHGNGRDLKTMTMCIVYSSSTDTISLKCLKNVLIINYTKSTIQVYKCDTLACLEDDEWQSIISSLEPGDRVEIVIVVYGTEFVVKKTSVYLIYGEPNNEEMENSHVKGDRDAIDMPEDKNVITFGKAKNRFRGPLALASVLVSPLFWIGVTGFLIWKHCLSDKRRRHGCIKFSNYEKTFPFLL, encoded by the exons ATGTCTTCTTCGGAACCTAAAAGATGGATATACGACGTGTTCTTGAGCTTCCGAGGCGAAGACTCTCGCAGCACAACCGCCTCACATCTCTACAATTCTCTTACTCAAGCCGGCCTTTACGTTTTCCGCGACGATGAAGAGCTTCAGAAAGGAGACCAGATCTCGCCCTCACTGATTCGAGCAATAGAAGCTTCTAGAATCTCTCTGGTCATTCTGTCGGCACATTACGCTGCCTCAACATGGTGCCTGGAAGAGTTGGAGAAGATAATGGAGTGCCGGAGAAGCATAGGTCAGTGGGTTATTCCGGTGTTCTGTGATGCAAGTCCTTCAAAAATACGCCTTCAGGAAGGTCCTATCGGAGAAGCTTTCCAGCAGCATCTGCAAACGTTCTCAGAGGAGAAAGTCAATCTTTGGAGGGCAGTCCTCCGCCAAGTTTGTAGCTTTTCAGGGGTGGATCTCCGATGTTCCAG GAATGAAGCTGAGGAAATCAATTCGGTTGTTAAAGAAATCACTAGGTTCATAGGCAATACACTCTTGTTTGTTGCTCAATATCCTGTTGGGTTAGAATCTCGTGTGGAACATGTGATCAGTCTCTTAAACTTGCAACAGTCAGAGAAGGTTTTGATATTAGGAATTTTGGGAATTGGAGGAATTGGAAAAACAACTATTGCCAAAGCCATTTACAATCAAATTCATCGTCGTTTTGAAGGCCATTGCTTCCTTCCAGATATTAGAGAATCTTGGAAGCAAAGCACTAACCGGGTTTATTTACAAGAACGACTTCTTTCTGATATCTACAAAACAACAAAGATAAAGATACATAACATTGAATCAGGAAAGTTTATATTGCAGCAAAGGCTTCCCGGGAAAAGGTTACTCCTTATACTtgatgatgttgatgaattaGACCAACTAAGAGCTTTATGTGGGAGTCGCCAATGGTTTAGTCCTGGTAGTAGAATAATCATCACAACAAGAAATGAGCACTTACTCAAAGTGTTTGAAGCTGATCACATATCTAGGATGTCAATTATGGACGATGATGAATCTTTCGAGCATTTTACTTGGTATGCATTCAAAGAAAAAAGTCCTCAAAAAGATTTTCTTGAACTTGCTACAAAGGTAGTTGCATATTGTGGAGGATTACCCCTAGCTCATGAAGTTATTGGATCCTTATTgttcaataagaagaaaaagttGTGGGAAAGTGTACTGGAGAAACTTACAAGAATTCCCAATcatgaaatacatagaaaactaaGAATAAGTTTTGATAACTTAAGTGATGATacagaaaaagaaatttttcttGATATAGCATTCTTCTTTATTGGGATGGATCGAAATGATGTCATAAATATTTTAGATGAATATGATGCTGAAGTTGGAATAAGCACTCTTGTAGACCGAAGTCTTGTGACAGTTGATAAAAATAACAAACTTGGAATGCATGATTTGCTGCGAGATATGGGAAGAGAAATTGTCCGTGAGAAATATCCGAAGGAGCCAGAGGGGCGTAGCAGGTTATGGTTGCAGAAGGAAGTGCTTGAAGTGCTACAAAAACACATT GGTACAAAAGCTATTGAGGGACTAACTTTGAAGTTGACAAGAACTGGTACAATTTGTTTGAAGACTGAAGCATTTAAGGAGATGAAGAAACTCAGATTGCTTCAACTTGCAGGTGTACAACTTGGTGGAGATTTTGAATATATTTCAAAAGATCTAAGATGGCTTTACTGGCATGGATTTCCTTTGAAATATATGCCTTCAAACTTTTCTCAAACAAGCTTAGTTTCCATTGAGTTAGAATCTAGCAGTCTCAAATTAGTGTGGAAAGAGCCAAAG tTCCTTGAGAGGTTAAAAATTCTCAATCTTAGCCATTCTCAGCACTTGACACAAACCCCTAACTTCTCATACTTGCCTAATCTTGAAAAGTTGTTACTCAACGACTGTCCACGTTTGACTGCAATTTCAGAAACCATTGAACATCTCAAATACATTCTTTTGATCAATTTGGAAGATTGCACAAGCCTTCATAACCTTCCAAGAAGCTTCTATAAGTTGAAATCTCTGAAAACTCTCATCATTTCTGGATGCTCAATGATTGATAAATTGGAAGAGGACTTGGACCAAATGGAGTCATTAATAACTTTAATTGCAGATAAGACTGCAATAACACAAGTGCCATTTTCAATAGTAAGATCAAAAAGCATTGGATATGTTTCTTTGTGTGGTTATGAAGGATTCTCACGTGATGTGTTTCCTTCTCTCATTTGGTCATGGATGTCACCAACAAATAATTTCTCATCTCAAGTTGAAACATGTATGGATTTGGAACTTGTTTCCTCAGATGTAGGAAAGCTTCGAAGTTTGCAAGTGGAGTGCAACTCAGATTTTCAACTAGCTGAAGGTATTGCAAGAATTTTGGACACTCTATATGCAACATATTACAATGAATTAGAAGCAACACCAACTACATCACAAGTCTCAAACATGGGAAGTTCATCCATAATTAGTATTTGCAATCAATTTCAAATGAATGGATTAGTCAAGTCTCTTCTAATTGAAGTGGGAGTCAAGAACCAAGTCAGCAACATTCTTAGGGAGAGAGTTTTTCAG AAATTGAGCACCAATGAGCATGACAATTATTTGTTGCCGGGTGACAATTATCCTGATTGGTTGACCTTCAATTCTGATGGCGCTTCTATAATTTTCAATGTCCCTCACGGGAATGGACGTGACTTGAAGACAATGACAATGTGCATTGTTTATTCTTCTTCTACAGACACCATCTCACTAAAATGTCTCAAGAATGTGTTGATAATAAATTACACCAAATCTACCATTCAAGTGTATAAGTGTGACACACTAGCTTGTCTTGAAGATGACGAGTGGCAAAGCATAATTTCAAGTTTGGAACCCGGAGACAGAGTTGAGATTGTGATTGTTGTTTATGGGACAGAATTTGTTGTGAAGAAGACATCAGTTTATCTCATATATGGTGAGCCAAATAATGAAGAAATGGAGAACAGCCACGTCAAAG GAGATAGGGATGCTATTGATATGCCAGAAGATAAGAATGTTATTACTTTTGGCAAAGCTAAAAAT AGATTTCGTGGACCCTTGGCTCTCGCCTCTGTTTTGGTCTCGCCGCTGTTCTGGATTGGTGTCACTGGTTTTCTAATTTGGAAACATTGCCTATCTGACAAACGAAGAAG ACATGGAtgcatcaaattttcaaattatgaGAAGACTTTTCCATTTCTATTGTAG
- the LOC112749706 gene encoding disease resistance protein RPV1-like isoform X2, protein MSSSEPKRWIYDVFLSFRGEDSRSTTASHLYNSLTQAGLYVFRDDEELQKGDQISPSLIRAIEASRISLVILSAHYAASTWCLEELEKIMECRRSIGQWVIPVFCDASPSKIRLQEGPIGEAFQQHLQTFSEEKVNLWRAVLRQVCSFSGVDLRCSRNEAEEINSVVKEITRFIGNTLLFVAQYPVGLESRVEHVISLLNLQQSEKVLILGILGIGGIGKTTIAKAIYNQIHRRFEGHCFLPDIRESWKQSTNRVYLQERLLSDIYKTTKIKIHNIESGKFILQQRLPGKRLLLILDDVDELDQLRALCGSRQWFSPGSRIIITTRNEHLLKVFEADHISRMSIMDDDESFEHFTWYAFKEKSPQKDFLELATKVVAYCGGLPLAHEVIGSLLFNKKKKLWESVLEKLTRIPNHEIHRKLRISFDNLSDDTEKEIFLDIAFFFIGMDRNDVINILDEYDAEVGISTLVDRSLVTVDKNNKLGMHDLLRDMGREIVREKYPKEPEGRSRLWLQKEVLEVLQKHIGTKAIEGLTLKLTRTGTICLKTEAFKEMKKLRLLQLAGVQLGGDFEYISKDLRWLYWHGFPLKYMPSNFSQTSLVSIELESSSLKLVWKEPKFLERLKILNLSHSQHLTQTPNFSYLPNLEKLLLNDCPRLTAISETIEHLKYILLINLEDCTSLHNLPRSFYKLKSLKTLIISGCSMIDKLEEDLDQMESLITLIADKTAITQVPFSIVRSKSIGYVSLCGYEGFSRDVFPSLIWSWMSPTNNFSSQVETCMDLELVSSDVGKLRSLQVECNSDFQLAEGIARILDTLYATYYNELEATPTTSQVSNMGSSSIISICNQFQMNGLVKSLLIEVGVKNQVSNILRERVFQKLSTNEHDNYLLPGDNYPDWLTFNSDGASIIFNVPHGNGRDLKTMTMCIVYSSSTDTISLKCLKNVLIINYTKSTIQVYKCDTLACLEDDEWQSIISSLEPGDRVEIVIVVYGTEFVVKKTSVYLIYGEPNNEEMENSHVKGDRDAIDMPEDKNVITFGKAKNRFRGPLALASVLVSPLFWIGVTGFLIWKHCLSDKRRR, encoded by the exons ATGTCTTCTTCGGAACCTAAAAGATGGATATACGACGTGTTCTTGAGCTTCCGAGGCGAAGACTCTCGCAGCACAACCGCCTCACATCTCTACAATTCTCTTACTCAAGCCGGCCTTTACGTTTTCCGCGACGATGAAGAGCTTCAGAAAGGAGACCAGATCTCGCCCTCACTGATTCGAGCAATAGAAGCTTCTAGAATCTCTCTGGTCATTCTGTCGGCACATTACGCTGCCTCAACATGGTGCCTGGAAGAGTTGGAGAAGATAATGGAGTGCCGGAGAAGCATAGGTCAGTGGGTTATTCCGGTGTTCTGTGATGCAAGTCCTTCAAAAATACGCCTTCAGGAAGGTCCTATCGGAGAAGCTTTCCAGCAGCATCTGCAAACGTTCTCAGAGGAGAAAGTCAATCTTTGGAGGGCAGTCCTCCGCCAAGTTTGTAGCTTTTCAGGGGTGGATCTCCGATGTTCCAG GAATGAAGCTGAGGAAATCAATTCGGTTGTTAAAGAAATCACTAGGTTCATAGGCAATACACTCTTGTTTGTTGCTCAATATCCTGTTGGGTTAGAATCTCGTGTGGAACATGTGATCAGTCTCTTAAACTTGCAACAGTCAGAGAAGGTTTTGATATTAGGAATTTTGGGAATTGGAGGAATTGGAAAAACAACTATTGCCAAAGCCATTTACAATCAAATTCATCGTCGTTTTGAAGGCCATTGCTTCCTTCCAGATATTAGAGAATCTTGGAAGCAAAGCACTAACCGGGTTTATTTACAAGAACGACTTCTTTCTGATATCTACAAAACAACAAAGATAAAGATACATAACATTGAATCAGGAAAGTTTATATTGCAGCAAAGGCTTCCCGGGAAAAGGTTACTCCTTATACTtgatgatgttgatgaattaGACCAACTAAGAGCTTTATGTGGGAGTCGCCAATGGTTTAGTCCTGGTAGTAGAATAATCATCACAACAAGAAATGAGCACTTACTCAAAGTGTTTGAAGCTGATCACATATCTAGGATGTCAATTATGGACGATGATGAATCTTTCGAGCATTTTACTTGGTATGCATTCAAAGAAAAAAGTCCTCAAAAAGATTTTCTTGAACTTGCTACAAAGGTAGTTGCATATTGTGGAGGATTACCCCTAGCTCATGAAGTTATTGGATCCTTATTgttcaataagaagaaaaagttGTGGGAAAGTGTACTGGAGAAACTTACAAGAATTCCCAATcatgaaatacatagaaaactaaGAATAAGTTTTGATAACTTAAGTGATGATacagaaaaagaaatttttcttGATATAGCATTCTTCTTTATTGGGATGGATCGAAATGATGTCATAAATATTTTAGATGAATATGATGCTGAAGTTGGAATAAGCACTCTTGTAGACCGAAGTCTTGTGACAGTTGATAAAAATAACAAACTTGGAATGCATGATTTGCTGCGAGATATGGGAAGAGAAATTGTCCGTGAGAAATATCCGAAGGAGCCAGAGGGGCGTAGCAGGTTATGGTTGCAGAAGGAAGTGCTTGAAGTGCTACAAAAACACATT GGTACAAAAGCTATTGAGGGACTAACTTTGAAGTTGACAAGAACTGGTACAATTTGTTTGAAGACTGAAGCATTTAAGGAGATGAAGAAACTCAGATTGCTTCAACTTGCAGGTGTACAACTTGGTGGAGATTTTGAATATATTTCAAAAGATCTAAGATGGCTTTACTGGCATGGATTTCCTTTGAAATATATGCCTTCAAACTTTTCTCAAACAAGCTTAGTTTCCATTGAGTTAGAATCTAGCAGTCTCAAATTAGTGTGGAAAGAGCCAAAG tTCCTTGAGAGGTTAAAAATTCTCAATCTTAGCCATTCTCAGCACTTGACACAAACCCCTAACTTCTCATACTTGCCTAATCTTGAAAAGTTGTTACTCAACGACTGTCCACGTTTGACTGCAATTTCAGAAACCATTGAACATCTCAAATACATTCTTTTGATCAATTTGGAAGATTGCACAAGCCTTCATAACCTTCCAAGAAGCTTCTATAAGTTGAAATCTCTGAAAACTCTCATCATTTCTGGATGCTCAATGATTGATAAATTGGAAGAGGACTTGGACCAAATGGAGTCATTAATAACTTTAATTGCAGATAAGACTGCAATAACACAAGTGCCATTTTCAATAGTAAGATCAAAAAGCATTGGATATGTTTCTTTGTGTGGTTATGAAGGATTCTCACGTGATGTGTTTCCTTCTCTCATTTGGTCATGGATGTCACCAACAAATAATTTCTCATCTCAAGTTGAAACATGTATGGATTTGGAACTTGTTTCCTCAGATGTAGGAAAGCTTCGAAGTTTGCAAGTGGAGTGCAACTCAGATTTTCAACTAGCTGAAGGTATTGCAAGAATTTTGGACACTCTATATGCAACATATTACAATGAATTAGAAGCAACACCAACTACATCACAAGTCTCAAACATGGGAAGTTCATCCATAATTAGTATTTGCAATCAATTTCAAATGAATGGATTAGTCAAGTCTCTTCTAATTGAAGTGGGAGTCAAGAACCAAGTCAGCAACATTCTTAGGGAGAGAGTTTTTCAG AAATTGAGCACCAATGAGCATGACAATTATTTGTTGCCGGGTGACAATTATCCTGATTGGTTGACCTTCAATTCTGATGGCGCTTCTATAATTTTCAATGTCCCTCACGGGAATGGACGTGACTTGAAGACAATGACAATGTGCATTGTTTATTCTTCTTCTACAGACACCATCTCACTAAAATGTCTCAAGAATGTGTTGATAATAAATTACACCAAATCTACCATTCAAGTGTATAAGTGTGACACACTAGCTTGTCTTGAAGATGACGAGTGGCAAAGCATAATTTCAAGTTTGGAACCCGGAGACAGAGTTGAGATTGTGATTGTTGTTTATGGGACAGAATTTGTTGTGAAGAAGACATCAGTTTATCTCATATATGGTGAGCCAAATAATGAAGAAATGGAGAACAGCCACGTCAAAG GAGATAGGGATGCTATTGATATGCCAGAAGATAAGAATGTTATTACTTTTGGCAAAGCTAAAAAT AGATTTCGTGGACCCTTGGCTCTCGCCTCTGTTTTGGTCTCGCCGCTGTTCTGGATTGGTGTCACTGGTTTTCTAATTTGGAAACATTGCCTATCTGACAAACGAAGAAGGTAA